The sequence ataatttatatactttCCAATAAGAAATGAAGAatgtattgataaaaaaaaagaaacataatcaatattcatatataatttgtatataattttaatattttcaataaaaaaaattaaatttacacttttatccttaaaaatgGAAAAGGTTAAAATTACTGTTTTAggttaaaattatgaatgagaAAATACTTTCATTTTAGGATGAAAactacataaaaatataatttagccttaaattgaatggaaaaaaatgacataattttTGCAATCCATATCCTTTTAGCCAATAGGGCATGGTGTATCAGCTGGCTATTTGATTCTGACATCGCACACTACATATACAAGACTACAacactcactctctctctctggaGGAAAGGTGAAGTGAACAATCCAGCACAACACATAATGGAAGCCTGGTTCATCGTCATCGTCTCTCTCTGTGTCTGCGTTCTCATCAGAGCCATCTTCTCCCTTTTTCACAACAAAACCATAACCACCCCACCAGGCCCTCCCAACATCCCTGTCATCACAAGCTTCCTATGGCTCCGAAAAACCTTCTCCGAACTCGAGCCAATCCTCCGAAACCTCCACACCAAATACGGCCCCATCGTAACTCTCCCAATCGGTTCCCACCGCGTCATCTTCATTGCCGACAGAACCCTGGCCCACCAAGCCCTAATCCAAAACGGTTCCCTCTTCTCCGACCGCCCCAAGGCCCTCGCCATCGGCAAAATCTTATCTTGCAACCAGCACAACATCAACTCCGCCTCCTACGGCCCCACGTGGCGCACCCTCCGCCGCAACCTCGCCTCCGAGATGCTCCACCCCTCACGCGCCAAGTCCTTCTCCGAAATCCGCAAGTGGGTCCTACACACCCTCCTCACGCGCCTCAAATCAGATTCACAGTCCAACGACTCAATAAAAATCATTGACCACTTCCAATACGCCATGTTTTGCTTGCTCGTGTTCATGTGCTTCGGTGAAAGACTCGACGATGGGAAAGTCAGAGACATCGAGCGAGTGCTGCGCCAACTGCTTCTGGGCATGAACAGGTTCAACATCCTCAATTTCTGGAACCCAGTCATGCGGGTTTTGTTCCGCAATCGTTGGGAGGAGTTGATGAGGTTTCGCAAGGAGAAAGATGACGTGTTTGTTCCGCTTATAAGAGCCAGGAAGCAAAAGCGAGCCAAGGACGATGTCGTAGTCTCATACGTTGACACGTTGTTGGATTTGGAACTACCTGAGGAGAAACGCAAGCTCAGCGAAATGGAAATGGTGACGCTTTGTAGCGAGTTTATGAACGCGGGTACGGACACTACTTCGACGGCATTGCAGTGGATAATGGCGAATTTGGTGAAGTACCCTCACGTGCAAGAAAAGGTAGTGGATGAGATTAGAAGCGTGTTGGGTGAAAGAgtgagagaagagaatgaagtGAAAGAAGAAGATTTGCAGAAACTGCCTTATCtgaaagctgtgattttggaaGGGTTGAGGCGTCACCCACCTGGCCACTTTGTTTTGCCGCATGCTGTCACCGAGGACGTGGTTTTTAATGATTATTTGGTGCCTAAGAATGGGACGGTTAATTTCATGGTGGCGGAGATGGGGTGGGACCCTAAGGTGTGGGAGGATCCAATGGCGTTTAAGCCAGAGAGATTTATGAACGAAGAAGGGTTTGATATAACTGGGAGTAAAGAGATTAAGATGATGCCGTTTGGTGCTGGGAGAAGGATATGCCCTGGATATAACTTGGCTTTGCTTCATTTGGAGTACTTTGCGGCTAATTTGGTTTGGAATTTTGAGTGGAAGGTTCCTGAGGGAGGGAATGTGGATTTGTCGGAGAAACAAGAATTCACTGTTGTGATGAAAAATGCATTGCTGGTTCATATTTCTCCTAGGATCTAGACTTTGTACCCATCTcattgtataataataataataataataataataataataataataaagtgttTATCTATGAGAGGTTGGGAATGGTATATAATTGGAATGGATAGATACTTTTTTCCCGTTAATGTAAGTGTGgtttattggttttttttttgtgtcttgaGTTTTACATGAACCATCCAAGAAGATTCTCTCCTGCCATTGGCATATCACAACAGGGGAACATTGTGGCATAGCACAACGTGAGATTTATGTTTTGTATTTACTTATGAGAAGTTCTATTTTGCACTTAGTAAGTTGATGAGTAGTTTCTT comes from Glycine soja cultivar W05 chromosome 20, ASM419377v2, whole genome shotgun sequence and encodes:
- the LOC114401335 gene encoding cytochrome P450 89A2-like; translation: MEAWFIVIVSLCVCVLIRAIFSLFHNKTITTPPGPPNIPVITSFLWLRKTFSELEPILRNLHTKYGPIVTLPIGSHRVIFIADRTLAHQALIQNGSLFSDRPKALAIGKILSCNQHNINSASYGPTWRTLRRNLASEMLHPSRAKSFSEIRKWVLHTLLTRLKSDSQSNDSIKIIDHFQYAMFCLLVFMCFGERLDDGKVRDIERVLRQLLLGMNRFNILNFWNPVMRVLFRNRWEELMRFRKEKDDVFVPLIRARKQKRAKDDVVVSYVDTLLDLELPEEKRKLSEMEMVTLCSEFMNAGTDTTSTALQWIMANLVKYPHVQEKVVDEIRSVLGERVREENEVKEEDLQKLPYLKAVILEGLRRHPPGHFVLPHAVTEDVVFNDYLVPKNGTVNFMVAEMGWDPKVWEDPMAFKPERFMNEEGFDITGSKEIKMMPFGAGRRICPGYNLALLHLEYFAANLVWNFEWKVPEGGNVDLSEKQEFTVVMKNALLVHISPRI